In Deefgea piscis, the DNA window ATCCAATCAAAGTGCTTGCGCTCACGAAAGAAAAAAGTCTCGTGCGTGGTGAGTAAATCCACCGCAATGGCTTGCTCTTGCACTTCGTCTGGATCTTGTAACACTCGCAAATACGCTTCATACGTACTCACTTGCCGTGCGGTTAAACGATTCAATAAACGCTGCTGCAATAATGTTTTCTTACTCTCGGGCATATGCATGCCCGATTGCTCGCGCATCCACGCGCTAAAACGGGCAAATGTGGCATCATTTAATTGCATGAAGCTCTTCATGAGAGTGGCTCTCATCCATTTTTGGCATTACCCCATCATGCTCAATCCCAGCCAAGACCGACATTTCCTCCACCGACAATACCCGTGAAATATCCAGCAATACGATAAAGCGATTATCCACACACGCCATGCCTGAAATAAACTCGGCGCGTAATTTACTGCCAAACTGCGGCGCTCTTTCAATATCATCCAGCGCAATGGTTAACACTTCATGCACCGCATCGACCAACACGCCAATCAATTGCGCCGCGCCAGTTTCAGGATCTAAAACTTCAACAATCACCACGCAAGTGCGCCGGCCCAGCTCAGTGCGGGCTCGGCCA includes these proteins:
- a CDS encoding chemotaxis protein CheW; its protein translation is MNKTAGKSDAEVQMQSTEQYLSFQLGGETFAIGIRSIREILEYEYLTEVPMMPDFLRGVMNLRGAVVPVTDLALRFGRARTELGRRTCVVIVEVLDPETGAAQLIGVLVDAVHEVLTIALDDIERAPQFGSKLRAEFISGMACVDNRFIVLLDISRVLSVEEMSVLAGIEHDGVMPKMDESHSHEELHAIK